Proteins co-encoded in one Candidatus Zymogenus saltonus genomic window:
- the ilvN gene encoding acetolactate synthase small subunit, whose amino-acid sequence MEKKLERVLRIYPKEEEQEFTIFIICENKPGVTANVSNLISRRGFNITSFIGASTQTEDVYKIIIKLMATPTGLKGIVKQIAKLINIIEVRDSLKEEFLEYEMLLVKLKYSVEKHGDILQVVNHYHGEIVDLHDDKITIAFNGTPEKVETIFALIKPFGCLDVVKSGIAVMRKYENNESSIHSD is encoded by the coding sequence ATGGAGAAGAAACTTGAGAGGGTTTTGAGGATATATCCGAAGGAGGAGGAGCAGGAGTTTACCATCTTCATCATCTGCGAGAATAAGCCCGGGGTGACCGCAAACGTCAGCAACCTCATCAGCAGGAGGGGATTCAACATCACCTCATTTATCGGCGCCAGCACCCAGACCGAGGACGTCTACAAGATCATCATCAAGCTTATGGCCACCCCCACGGGACTCAAGGGAATCGTAAAGCAGATAGCGAAATTGATCAACATCATAGAGGTAAGGGACTCCCTGAAGGAGGAGTTTCTGGAGTACGAGATGCTTCTTGTGAAGCTCAAGTACTCGGTCGAAAAGCACGGGGACATCCTACAGGTCGTCAACCATTACCACGGCGAGATAGTCGACCTTCACGACGACAAGATAACCATCGCCTTTAACGGCACACCCGAGAAGGTGGAGACGATCTTCGCCCTGATCAAGCCCTTCGGTTGTCTCGATGTGGTCAAGTCGGGGATAGCGGTGATGAGGAAATACGAAAATAACGAGTCAAGTATTCACTCCGACTGA